The Hippoglossus hippoglossus isolate fHipHip1 chromosome 10, fHipHip1.pri, whole genome shotgun sequence DNA segment TACCTGCAACCAACAGACACAACTTACTTTAAGAATTCACAATAAGAAGAACGAGGAGAATaagagcaagaagaagaagaaacataaTCTGAATCAAAATATAAACTATCAACATTTGTTTAGTGCTGGACGATTTTGAAACttatatcaagataaacatgttcatatcagttgatatcgataattatcacaataaatgtcacattattctttcttttaagTTACAAGACTGGTTTTCAATCCAAAGTAAAAGTTTTGataaataacagcaaaacatttgacaaatctgaGGTATATATGTGGCACCTCCTCAGGCTTCGTGTGTTCAGAAATACTGGGTTAACTGTTTACTGGCCATTGACAGACGATTATCTATCTCATCTACATGTGATAATGACACAGAGCGAGGACAGAAGAAGGGTGGCCCACGTGTGGAGGAGACCTACCTGTCCACGCTGCTCTGGGTTTGGGGACAGTGTATTTGGCGTCTGTGTACTCCCTGTAAACTGCCTTGATGTATTTCTGAGGAATGTCTCCGGATCTCcctctgaaaaataaaaaacaaagtgaaaacaactccaaagtaataatgataataataataaagtcattattataataaaaataatataattattattattattattattctaaacAATTGTCATTAAGTTCAGTTGACAAAATTTAAACCGTTTTCTAAGAAAAACGTTGTATTTTAACTAAAGCAACTggatttaatacatttacactTAATTGAACTGTTTTGTCAACTTGTAACACTGAGTTGTAGAAGGACGGATTGAGTTCAAGAGAGAAGTGCTCACCTCTGGTCGGAGTCCCCATCTTCCAGGTAGATATAATCCCAGCCGATCTCCACAGCAGCGATGAAATACTCCTTCACTTCGGAGGGTGGTTGCGTCGGGGGCTtcggctgcggctgcggctgcggaGCTCGTCCGGCGGAGGCGCAGatgagcggcagcagcagcaacagaagaGTCGCAGTCATCGCGGGGTGATCAGCGGTCAACTACACGAGCAGGAGCCCGGGTGTGGAGGTCCTGCTGCGGGGCGGCAGGCTTTAAAGGCcggtggagagagggaggggagcagGGAAActggaggcgtgtgtgtgtgtgtgtgtttagattAGATGACCCGGGGGAGACAGGACATCTCACCAGAGCTCCAGAATAATGAGCTAATAAAACCCATGATCACATGAAACAAGGATGATTTCACATGTAACTGTTGGCTCCATAAATGTTACTTAATCCTGTTCGTATAGTTGGAAGCCATTCATGAAAATAACACGTGGGGCTGCTAGTTGTGAAAATAAACTCGGGTGTGATCCTGTTCCCATGAGTCACTGGGCATCTGAACAAAAATCTGTTATATAACGACTTCAGAACATGTAAAACTACATACTTGATAGAATATTTGAAAGTGGGAACGTTTTAATGAATGGAGTGCTAGCAGTtaacacttggatgacaccacaggagcagtatggaggcatttgatcttttttctttatgttgcttttaagtttgaagaactggtcaccatttacttcaattgtattggatttggctgcaacactgtttaccccggAAACTCCAAAAgtattttgtggactcaaacacttcatccctccatcggcatagtggtgaaaTAATTAGTGAATTTTCATCTTTGGGTGAAATATCCCATTAATGGGTTGTAACAGATCTATAATTAATAAGTGGTCAGTTATTAATTATCCATCATAACATTTGTTACAATTTCAAAATCTCTCATAAAGTGTGTATTTAAAAGGTAGCACTCTTGTGGCTACTGCTGCTCTTGTCCAATATACAGAGTATGTTTTGTACCTATTGTATGATTTCATTCATCAGAGGGTTTATTCTGAGAGGTTGCAGTGTGAATACATATTCGTTATGATAATAACGATTCACGCATCTCAAGAACAGATAACAGCCTCCAATTCAGGGTCCTTTACTGACTAAAGACTCAAATGTCTGATAGCCTGTGAAGCCAGTTGCTAGAGAAATGGTGGTTCAAAACAAAAGTAGCAACAAACAGTAGATAAATAAATTGTAAGGATTTCAGAGGTCGACAAAATCACAACACAATTTCACTGTAGACGTGTGAGAGAACCATGTTTTATTACTTGCCTTGACTGCCACCTTATGGCAAATAATAGGTACCGCAAACCAcgttttttttactgcagcgACAGTTTGAAAATATACATCACATGGTTTTAGTACAAAAAGCATTACTCTATGACTCTGACAGAATAATTTGACCACGTGTATAAaacttattaaaatataaaagttaaataGTTAAAAAAGCAGGGcgaacacacagcagcagaatatcacagtttttaaagaaaacaaattaaaacacaagttTAGATCAAGAAGTAGATGATAAAGTAGATGAGCAGCAGATATAATGTGGGAAAAAAGGCTGAATAGAAGTACAAGTCTGGTTGTATTTCACAACTTTGACCATTGTAGATGAGCAGCAGATATAATGTGGGAAAAAAGGCTGAATAGAAGTATAAGTCTGGTTGTGTTTCACAACTTTGGCCATTAAAGTTTTATAGTAATTATGGATAATATCATATTTTTGAGTGGGGATATCAAAATTTGTTCCAACAAGTTAAATTACAACTGCTCTTCTCTTTACATTCATGTTTAccacatatttttgtattagAAGGATTGTATACTTATATTTAATTGATGCGGTGCCCTTTCACAGCTAAATGTAATTTGAGGCACAGTgagtaaatataataaaattacATTCAAATATTATATTGCAGAGTTCGTCCATAAGCACCAGTAATGGACATTTTTATGTGAGAATGGCACAACTTTCCAAGTGAGACATATAATTGTTATTAAATAGCAGATTGGACTAAGTTTTATTTACCAGACTTTTAGCACAAATCTGCAGGATATAAGAAGAACAGTGATCATAGTTTCAGTGAGTTGACCTCTATGATCTGCTGCAGGATGTCGTCCACGTCCGTCGACTCCAGGCTGATGCCAGCGAGGTCCAGCTGAGGCAGCAGAGCCGTGAGAAGCACCACCATGTTGTGACGGACACAACGCAGATTCTCCTGAGCCGATCTGTTTGAGGATCAGCTTTGTTATTATAGCTGGAAAACCTAACAGGTTAATTCACTCAGATGTAACCCTGTGGGGGGAACATTACTTTTCACTcaacaaaaagaacaagaccctgtaaataaacataaagcatATGTCCTCAGTGTTTTTCGGAGAAGTGAGAGGTCAAAAACAGAGGAAGGCGTTAAAGAGAGAAGCTGGCATTCACACtaagatttgtgtgtgtgtcagcaggattacacaaaaagtgGAGATTTAGACATTTCCATTCTTTCTTAAAATAAAGCTAGTGGGGCCTGTGTAGTTaactgtatgtgtttgtctgtgcagaACATACACACCTGCTGTCTTCACAGGGCTCGCAGTCACCGACCCTCGTCTTGCTCTGAGCTTCAGTTTTCTCCTTCCTGAGTCTGCTCTGCTCGTGCTGCTCCCTCAGTCCGCACACCGCCCCGTGACCCTGGACCGGCAGCGTGAGGGCCGGGCGGCTGGATGAAGCAGAGCTCtggtgcagaggaaggagagaagagagacgtTTTCTGTTCGATGCTCATGCAGGATTACTGAGTCTGAGCATATTTAGACGAATAATTCTAATAAATTAAGAATAAAGCATTTTCTATCCTGGATCGACGCTAAATTCAGTATGATATTcttaagagtaaaataaaatgagcaTGTCACCTGATCTGTTTATAGGGGGTAACCCGAACAGTGTGAGTGAGGCTGCTTCAAAAATCATTCAAACTAAATCATGTCGTTGGGTATTTTACAATGAACAAACCACAAACTACTGCAGACACAgtaaaaacacttcaaattTATGAGACTTTCAATATAACTTTCGATTCCTATTGAGTTTGGTAACTGATCATCATAATAATGAACCTAAGATGTTGGATATAAACGCTGCTGACCTCAGCCGTGTCCATCTGGCAGCCGACCTCTCTGCTCGCCGGGGCTGCCATTGTGCCTCGAGACTTCTTTGTGTCTCGACCGAGAAGCTTCCGCAGCTCCTGAACCTCTTTCTCTAAAGCAGACAGTTTTTGTACTGTAGCCtcctgctcactctctctcagatgCAGCGGCCTGGTCTGTGTGGAAGGGAGTGGGCGTGTCCAGGTGAGGTTAAGGGGGGTCTCCTGCCCTGTGTCACCTGGTTTCTCCATCCGGCAGCAACTGTCCTGATTGGTTTTCTCTGAGGAAAGTGTCTCGGACACACATGCTGGCTTTTCAGGGTTCACCTCCTCCGCCATGTTCTCTGAGTCAGGCGGTTGCTCCTCCCAAAGACCCGGCTTCCTCCTCACACTGTTAAATGAAAGTCCTGATTTCCTTTTGGGGCTACAAAGAACAAATACTCGTGAGATGTTGAAGATCAGAGCTGGGTGAAAATCATCTTaaatatatgcatatatattttttgtgtttacattcGTGGGAAAGATTATCAATAACACTGAACAGTTCATGGGTTCTTTTTCATTGTCAAATATATGCTACTATTGTGTGATAATGCAGCTGAAAAAAGACCGTATATTTGTTACTgacactacatttatttataatcgAAAAATCGGTTACTTATTTTGTCTCTAGGCAGCGGTAACGTATATATCTAAAATGAATCAGTCAAATATTTAAGGGGCTAATTAactaaataacataaaaaatgttctcATTACTTTTAAACAAGTGCAAATTAACAGTATTTTCTGACCTAACATCTACATAAAGGTAAAAAGAAACGTCTAAAATCATAGTTTAAAAACTGCTCCAGTTCTCAACTGCATTATCTTGACTGACAACACAACTATGTTATGAAGTatctcagtttttatttgaaacttaaatatatatacttacAATGGCTAAAAGGTGGGAAATCAACATTGTAAAACTTAAAGGGTACTTTTGAGAATTTTTCTGAAGAATATACCAGTTGATTATTCTATAGTCTGAATTatagacagtatataaagatggatgacacttcctcccactatcaagaaatgaagccaaaatatcccaaatacaTACTCTgccatgttgtgcatttgaagccagagtctaCGTATGGAGTCAGTTCCCACTGATacacgcactcgaccaatcgggtcacagctgtcaatcacaccccttttttatagcaacaaacaaaattaacaaattaaaacttactggataaatgaaaacttgaacaaacatcactgCGATAAGACCAATAATGACAGATAAAGTCTTTGATAAAAATTTTGTTATGATGTGTAATTTACTTTTTCGTTTGGACATCATCTGccaacacagaggaggcaggatttacgACCTGCACTGCAGacaaccaccaggtggcgatcaagacgctttggcttcacttatggggAGCTGTCGTGTggttcatctttatataaagtctatggttcTGAAGATACAACATATCTCAccttaatgtgtctgtgttctcctcttctctctccactgtctccacatctgcatctttctttctgtccgtctcttCACGTCCTTGTGAGATTTTCCCCTTGTCTTTCTTTCCCCTGACTCTGACAACGGACTTCTGTTTTGCGAGCGGGTGTTCGGCCGTCCccctgttttgtgtctgtgcctcATCACtcgtgtgtctgtctgtgtgatgatctgtgtttgtctgatcgtcttcatgtgtgttttcctttttttggtaTCGATCGGTCTGTGTAGAATGGTACGTGAGCTGAATTGGTTCTGATGAACAACGTGAGAGGATCTGGTGTTTTACCACTTGGTCCCGGAAGTCacacacctgcaacacacacatgacgaaacacatttaaaacacaagttcAGAAGTAGTAGACAATACAGAGGATCCTTTATGAGTGAGAAAAGTTTCAGTACAAGAAAAACTTTTCACATACCTCCTctgatctttctctttttctgcttttgggATGGTCTCTGTAGGAAAatcacaacaaaatataatCTAATAATCAGTAGAGGTTTAACTTGCTGCTGACATGATATCTGCAGTTCTTTGTATGGTGCTACATACAGCACTGCTTGTGCCTCAGTTCTAATAAGGTAATGGTCAATTACacagatatatacatatacgtatatatattttgacacagacacacgtacGTCTGTATGTTTGAGAAGAGAAATAGAAATGTACTGTTTCTTGTGGTTTTTCTGGTAGCTGGGTGAGAGCatctcctcgctctcctccccttcctccggTGATGAGCAGCTTCTGAAAGACAGCAACACCTGATTTAGAAACTACAGAAGTTCAACACAAACCCTCACCACAGCCAAGCACACTCACACCCCCCCGCTGTCTGTTAGAGCACATGTAGATGCCTCGAGTCTTGTggtcatttattttgcattggAACTGCCTTGTGAGGTTGTGGCTCATGTTTGGCTTAAAATGTAGCGTCTAATCCTAAAGGGTCACTCGTGAACACAACTGACTGGTACCTTCCGTTTGACACTGACCTGGTAAATGTCACTGAATCGACTCCATGCACTCATAATGTAATATAAGCACTATAATGTAATTAGACACTTTATATAAGTCAAATGTGAAATTACTTTTTCCAAACATTACTGCAGTAAACAGTGTGGATAGTTTCCAGCTAGGAAGCAGCATCTTAATGATCTTTACAGGATTTATgtgtggagaagaaaaacacgtgaaaataaaaaaaactcctttgtgtgttttccacaagTCCAACTGGAGCATCGAACACGAAGGTGTTTCCAAATCAAACCAATTTGACAATGATCTGATTTGTGAGCGGAGGGTTGCAATGGAGggtgtttagtgtgtgtttgtgtggtttcatCTGAACACGATCAGGGTCTGATGTAAACAGTGTACATTATAATGCAGGAGATCAGTTACGCACCTGTAACGTGGGTTTGGGTTCTGGCTGCAGTCCCACCTCTCAGGAACGTCACTGTAGTACCTCATAGGGACGCTGCGCCACTTCAGACACTCTTCACACTGGAGCCACTTGGGACCCCTGCCAACACAGACGTACACACAGAGGGGGCCTTTATTTGGGTGGTCCACTTTCAGAGAGTTTGACAGACTTTCAGATCCTGCTTTTGGAGAACTGTCTATTAAAGCAGTCAGCAGGTGGGATTAAAGGGAAAGTCCTCTCATGATGAATAAATAGTATTTTAAATGATCTCTTAATCTCTGGCATGACTTCCTCAAAAGTGTTTGGAGGTAAAAATAAACAGTTGCACTAACCCATTCATTTTAAAGTTCCTACCAGGAGATGCAGACTCTCTTTATATGTTACAGTATTACTACTTTAAGGGTTTATATACCATGAAGTGGTTTCATCAGTAATGTTTACAATTAAAAAGCAGATGGGGGACCAGATGATCCACATTCCAACACATGAACatactttaataataataattagatcGATGCACCCttcacaacaataacaaatgacaacaacaacagtcaaCACTGACTCATCTGCGTCTTGCtcatcttctttctcttctctggaGTCGAGGGCTTgaaactcttcctctctcgACATCTTCTCTGTCACCTCCTTCCAGTAGTCGTTGAGTTTTAGGCCCAGAGCACCGAGTGTGAGTCTTGAgaggagacaaaaggaaaagacattgatttaaaaaaatgtttcttgaCAAGGCTGTTTCACTGAACAAAAAACAGATTGTGTGGC contains these protein-coding regions:
- the zgc:152774 gene encoding MORC family CW-type zinc finger protein 3 isoform X1, whose protein sequence is MSRLSEHGIRLSSMSPSFLNSNSTSHTWPFSAVAELIDNASDPGVTAKQIWIDVVEDAGHLCLTFIDNGSGMTPNKLHKMLSFGFTEKGSGKASLQAIGLYGNGFKSGSMRLGRDALIFTKNGGCQSVGMLSQTYLENVKAQAIIVPIVPFNQQTKSLVLTEDSEASLAAILQHSIVSTQEQIQAHFASILSKKGTKILIWNIRRAKDGKPEIDFETDVSDFRLPEIQIEEMKKGLRSSGSLRTTQNIPDMHFSLQAYLSILYLRPRIQIILRGKKIISTVVSQRLIHTEHDVYKPHFSKEKVKVTFGLNLKSKDHYGILMYHKNRLIKAYEKVGCQLKGSGQRAGVGVIGIIECNFLKPAHNKQDFEYTKEYRLTLGALGLKLNDYWKEVTEKMSREEEFQALDSREEKEDEQDADEGPKWLQCEECLKWRSVPMRYYSDVPERWDCSQNPNPRYRSCSSPEEGEESEEMLSPSYQKNHKKQFSYRDHPKSRKRERSEEVCDFRDQVVKHQILSRCSSEPIQLTYHSTQTDRYQKKENTHEDDQTNTDHHTDRHTSDEAQTQNRGTAEHPLAKQKSVVRVRGKKDKGKISQGREETDRKKDADVETVEREEENTDTLRGVIDSCDPIGRVRVSVGTDSIRRLWLQMHNMADPKRKPGLWEEQPPDSENMAEEVNPEKPACVSETLSSEKTNQDSCCRMEKPGDTGQETPLNLTWTRPLPSTQTRPLHLRESEQEATVQKLSALEKEVQELRKLLGRDTKKSRGTMAAPASREVGCQMDTAESSASSSRPALTLPVQGHGAVCGLREQHEQSRLRKEKTEAQSKTRVGDCEPCEDSRSAQENLRCVRHNMVVLLTALLPQLDLAGISLESTDVDDILQQIIEVNSLKL
- the zgc:152774 gene encoding MORC family CW-type zinc finger protein 3 isoform X3 yields the protein MSRLSEHGIRLSSMSPSFLNSNSTSHTWPFSAVAELIDNASDPGVTAKQIWIDVVEDAGHLCLTFIDNGSGMTPNKLHKMLSFGFTEKGSGKASLQAIGLYGNGFKSGSMRLGRDALIFTKNGGCQSVGMLSQTYLENVKAQAIIVPIVPFNQQTKSLVLTEDSEASLAAILQHSIVSTQEQIQAHFASILSKKGTKILIWNIRRAKDGKPEIDFETDVSDFRLPEIQIEEMKKGLRSSGSLRTTQNIPDMHFSLQAYLSILYLRPRIQIILRGKKIISTVVSQRLIHTEHDVYKPHFSKEKVKVTFGLNLKSKDHYGILMYHKNRLIKAYEKVGCQLKGSGQRAGVGVIGIIECNFLKPAHNKQDFEYTKEYRLTLGALGLKLNDYWKEVTEKMSREEEFQALDSREEKEDEQDADEGPKWLQCEECLKWRSVPMRYYSDVPERWDCSQNPNPRYRSCSSPEEGEESEEMLSPSYQKNHKKQDHPKSRKRERSEEVCDFRDQVVKHQILSRCSSEPIQLTYHSTQTDRYQKKENTHEDDQTNTDHHTDRHTSDEAQTQNRGTAEHPLAKQKSVVRVRGKKDKGKISQGREETDRKKDADVETVEREEENTDTLSPKRKSGLSFNSVRRKPGLWEEQPPDSENMAEEVNPEKPACVSETLSSEKTNQDSCCRMEKPGDTGQETPLNLTWTRPLPSTQTRPLHLRESEQEATVQKLSALEKEVQELRKLLGRDTKKSRGTMAAPASREVGCQMDTAESSASSSRPALTLPVQGHGAVCGLREQHEQSRLRKEKTEAQSKTRVGDCEPCEDSRSAQENLRCVRHNMVVLLTALLPQLDLAGISLESTDVDDILQQIIEVNSLKL
- the zgc:152774 gene encoding MORC family CW-type zinc finger protein 3 isoform X2, giving the protein MSRLSEHGIRLSSMSPSFLNSNSTSHTWPFSAVAELIDNASDPGVTAKQIWIDVVEDAGHLCLTFIDNGSGMTPNKLHKMLSFGFTEKGSGKASLQAIGLYGNGFKSGSMRLGRDALIFTKNGGCQSVGMLSQTYLENVKAQAIIVPIVPFNQQTKSLVLTEDSEASLAAILQHSIVSTQEQIQAHFASILSKKGTKILIWNIRRAKDGKPEIDFETDVSDFRLPEIQIEEMKKGLRSSGSLRTTQNIPDMHFSLQAYLSILYLRPRIQIILRGKKIISTVVSQRLIHTEHDVYKPHFSKEKVKVTFGLNLKSKDHYGILMYHKNRLIKAYEKVGCQLKGSGQRAGVGVIGIIECNFLKPAHNKQDFEYTKEYRLTLGALGLKLNDYWKEVTEKMSREEEFQALDSREEKEDEQDADEGPKWLQCEECLKWRSVPMRYYSDVPERWDCSQNPNPRYRSCSSPEEGEESEEMLSPSYQKNHKKQDHPKSRKRERSEEVCDFRDQVVKHQILSRCSSEPIQLTYHSTQTDRYQKKENTHEDDQTNTDHHTDRHTSDEAQTQNRGTAEHPLAKQKSVVRVRGKKDKGKISQGREETDRKKDADVETVEREEENTDTLRGVIDSCDPIGRVRVSVGTDSIRRLWLQMHNMADPKRKPGLWEEQPPDSENMAEEVNPEKPACVSETLSSEKTNQDSCCRMEKPGDTGQETPLNLTWTRPLPSTQTRPLHLRESEQEATVQKLSALEKEVQELRKLLGRDTKKSRGTMAAPASREVGCQMDTAESSASSSRPALTLPVQGHGAVCGLREQHEQSRLRKEKTEAQSKTRVGDCEPCEDSRSAQENLRCVRHNMVVLLTALLPQLDLAGISLESTDVDDILQQIIEVNSLKL